In the genome of Colletotrichum lupini chromosome 8, complete sequence, one region contains:
- a CDS encoding sodium/hydrogen exchanger family protein — MSSITSMLSATATSSAAPTSTGGNRAPSQGGVIEGANPSHYNPKDPITIFIIQAGLIIIVCHLLHWPLSKIRQPRVIAEVIGGIVLGPSVLGRIPGFRAAIFPTESIPNLTLVANLGLVLYLFLIGLETDVRFLVSNWRVATSVAFAGLALPFAFGCALAWGLYNQFSGDEGVMHIDFPIYMLFIGVAIAITAFPVLCRILTELKLLDTSVGVIVLSAGVANDVVGWILLALCVALANAGTGLSALWILLACVGYMLFLFYLVRPALVWLLRRTGNIENGPSQSMIALILLIALTSAFFTGIIGVHAIFGGFMVGLILPRENGFAIKVTEKLEDLIGALFLPLYFTLSGLNTNLGLLDSGIAWGYVIAVTFTAFLTKVIGASLAARLNGLVWRESFSIGALMSCKGLVELIVLNIGLQARILSTRTFTIFVVMALLTTFATTPLTSFLYPRWYQKKLEAWKRGEIDWDTGEPISSHGGSTDDHEFTKPTNDRVQRLLVYLRLDNMPALLNLVSLFGKQSGSGGQFVESDEKGGMTSPTVALGSSNGIKAVRAHGFRLLHLTDRDSSVMTVSQVDDFSRNDPVVNIFRTVGQLIRVAVSGEVSIMPETRFAEALLSKSSDISSDLLLVPWSESGSLVDTQVLSADGSNKLGSTYTGFAKSILDSPEHNIGIFFPKGSATQPTSDGSSDRKRLSRAYSFSDIHHDIPTIPVTNKSHQIFMPYFGGNDDKLALKLVLQLCEKHNAQATVVHFVGTAGGDSQSHEGDYFGFVSTHVPANIASRIKFETSSSSNTLEAASSYAASGVRTDTREVTWHNLVVLGRRSAVKATEGKASAKVSEDIKDCLGIAAGVLITAGVKADLLVVQAKSSGN; from the exons ATGTCGTCTATCACATCGATGCTATCGGCGACGGCTACATCGTCTGCCGCGCCTACTAGCACCGGCGGAAACAGAGCTCCCTCGCAGGGTGGTGTTATCGAGGGCGCAAACCCCTCGCATTACAATCCGAAGGATCCCATCACCATATTCATCATCCAG GCCGGACTCATCATTATAGTCTGCCACCTCCTCCACTGGCCTCTGTCCAAGATCCGGCAACCTCGAGTGATAGCCGAAGTCATTGGTGGCATTGTTCTGGGGCCCTCGGTGCTGGGTCGAATTCCCGGCTTTCGCGCTGCCATCTTCCCTACGGAATCGATCCCCAACTTGACGCTGGTAGCCAATCTCGGTCTTGTTCTCTATCTCTTCCTCATTGGTCTTGAGACAGACGTTCGCTTCCTCGTCAGTAATTGGCGAGTCGCTACTTCAGTAGCATTCGCCGGCTTGGCTCTACCCTTTGCGTTCGGTTGCGCCCTCGCATGGGGTCTCTACAATCAATTCTCTGGTGATGAGGGTGTAATGCACATTGACTTCCCAATCTACATGCTGTTCATCGGTGTTGCTATTGCAATCACA GCTTTCCCGGTTCTGTGCCGTATCCTGACCGAGTTGAAGCTCCTTGATACCTCTGTCGGTGTTATCGTGCTTTCAGCTGGTGTTGCGAACGACGTTGTTG GCTGGATCCTCCTTGCCCTATGTGTCGCTCTCGCCAACGCCGGAACGGGTCTTTCAGCCCTCTGGATTCTTCTCGCGTGTGTCGGTTACATGTTATTCCTGTTCTACCTTGTGAGGCCAGCTTTGGTCTGGCTATTACGTCGAACTGGCAACATTGAGAACGGACCTTCGCAGAGCATGATTGCGCTTATTCTGTTGATCGCCCTGACCTCGGCTTTCTTCACTGGTATCATTGGCGTCCACGCAATTTTCGGAGGTTTCATGGTTGGCCTTATCTTGCCCCGCGAGAACGGCTTTGCTATCAAGGTCACTGAAAAGTTGGAAGATTTGATCGGTGCTCTGTTCTTGCCCTTGTATTTCACGCTCTCTGGGCTGAATACCAATCTGGGTCTTCTTGACAGCGGTATCGCCTGGGGCTACGTTATTGCTGTAACGTTCACCGCCTTTTTGACCAAGGTTATTGGCGCCAGTCTCGCTGCTCGGTTGAACGGACTGGTCTGGAGAGAGTCTTTCTCCATCGGGGCTCTGATGAGTTGCAAAGGTCTCGTCGAGTTGATCGTCCTT AACATCGGTCTACAGGCTAGGATTCTGAGCACCAGGACGTTCACCATTTTCGTTGTCATGGCTCTTCTGACCACCTTCGCAACTACTCCTCTAACCTCCTTCCTGTACCCTCGCTGGTACCAGAAGAAGCTCGAGGCTTGGAAGCGTGGTGAGATTGACTGGGACACTGGTGAACCCATCTCGAGCCACGGCGGATCGACCGATGACCATGAGTTTACCAAGCCGACTAATGATCGTGTCCAGCGCCTGTTAGTGTACCTTCGACTGGACAACATGCCTGCGTTGCTCAACTTGGTCTCCCTGTTTGGAAAGCAGTCTGGTTCGGGAGGCCAATTCGTTGAAAGCGACGAGAAGGGCGGTATGACGTCGCCTACTGTGGCGCTGGGCTCTTCCAATGGTATTAAAGCTGTGCGGGCTCATGGCTTCCGCCTACTCCATCTTACGGATCGTGATTCTTCCGTCATGACCGTGTCTCAGGTGGACGATTTTAGTCGCAATGACCCTGTCGTGAACATCTTCCGTACTGTGGGACAATTGATCAGGGTTGCCGTTTCTGGGGAGGTATCGATCATGCCGGAGACTCGCTTTGCCGAAGCTCTCCTTTCCAAATCCTCCGATATCTCCTCTGACCTTCTTCTCGTCCCCTGGAGCGAGAGTGGTAGCCTGGTCGACACCCAGGTCCTGTCGGCAGACGGTTCCAACAAGCTTGGATCAACATATACCGGTTTCGCAAAGTCCATCCTCGACTCCCCGGAACACAACATTGGCATTTTCTTCCCCAAGGGTAGTGCTACTCAACCTACTTCGGACGGCAGTAGCGACCGCAAGAGGCTATCCCGAGCATACTCATTCAGCGACATCCATCATGATATCCCGACGATTCCCGTCACAAACAAGTCGCATCAGATCTTCATGCCATACTTTGGAGGCAACGATGACAAGCTTGCCCTCAAGCTAGTGCTTCAATTGTGCGAGAAGCACAATGCTCAAGCGACCGTGGTACACTTTGTCGGGACGGCCGGGGGAGACTCTCAATCTCACGAGGGTGACTACTTCGGATTCGTGTCAACGCATGTACCTGCCAATATAGCATCGCGCATCAAGTTTGagacttcttcctcttccaaTACCCTGGAGGCTGCTTCAAGCTATGCCGCATCAGGCGTCAGGACAGATACACGAGAAGTCACCTGGCACAACCTGGTTGTGCTTGGTCGCAGGAGTGCTGTAAAAGCGACGGAAGGTAAGGCGTCTGCCAAGGTGTCTGAAGATATCAAGGACTGTCTGGGTATTGCTGCGGGTGTTCTGATTACAGCTGGTGTGAAGGCGGATCTGCTTGTCGTTCAAGCTAAATCTTCAGGTAACTAG